Proteins from a genomic interval of Ensifer canadensis:
- the pobA gene encoding 4-hydroxybenzoate 3-monooxygenase, translated as MRTQVVIIGSGPSGLLLGQLLTGAGIDNVILDRVSKDYILGRVRAGVLEEGTVNLMDLAKAGKRMHAEGLPHDGFSLAFDGRDHRIDLYDLTGGKRVMVYGQTELTRDLMEERALTGAPSIYTAANVEPHDFDGHNPYVTYELDGINHRLDCDFIAGCDGFHGISRKSVPEKAIRTFEKVYPFGWLGILADVPPVSHELIYANHPRGFALCSMRSQTRSRYYVQCALDEKIEDWTDQRFWDELRRRLPAHHAEALVTGASFEKSIAPLRSFVAEPMRFGRLFLVGDAAHIVPPTGAKGLNLAASDVHYLFEGLLEHYQDRSNAGVEAYSTHALARVWKAVRFSWWMTTMLHRFPDTGDFDQKIQEAELDYLTHSRAASTALAENYVGLPF; from the coding sequence ATGCGCACACAGGTCGTCATCATCGGGTCAGGTCCATCGGGCCTTCTGCTCGGGCAATTGCTGACTGGTGCCGGCATCGACAACGTCATCCTCGATCGCGTGAGCAAGGACTACATTCTTGGCCGGGTGCGGGCCGGTGTTCTGGAAGAGGGAACGGTCAACCTGATGGACCTTGCGAAGGCCGGCAAGCGCATGCATGCCGAGGGCCTGCCGCATGACGGCTTTTCGCTCGCCTTCGATGGCCGGGATCATCGCATCGACCTCTACGACCTGACCGGCGGCAAGCGCGTGATGGTCTATGGCCAGACGGAACTGACGCGCGACCTGATGGAAGAGCGCGCGCTCACCGGCGCACCGTCGATCTACACTGCGGCAAATGTCGAGCCGCATGATTTCGATGGTCACAATCCGTACGTCACCTATGAACTGGACGGCATAAATCACCGTCTCGATTGCGATTTCATCGCCGGTTGCGACGGCTTTCACGGGATCAGCCGCAAGTCGGTTCCTGAAAAGGCGATCCGCACCTTCGAAAAAGTCTACCCCTTCGGCTGGCTCGGCATTCTTGCCGATGTCCCGCCGGTCAGCCATGAACTGATCTACGCCAACCATCCGCGTGGGTTTGCCCTTTGCTCGATGCGCTCGCAGACCCGCAGCCGCTATTACGTGCAATGCGCGCTCGACGAGAAGATCGAGGATTGGACGGATCAGCGCTTCTGGGACGAACTCAGGCGGCGATTGCCGGCGCACCATGCCGAGGCGTTGGTCACCGGCGCGTCGTTTGAAAAATCGATCGCGCCGCTCCGCTCCTTCGTCGCCGAGCCGATGCGTTTCGGGCGGCTGTTCCTGGTTGGCGACGCCGCGCATATTGTGCCGCCGACCGGTGCCAAAGGTTTGAACCTTGCGGCAAGTGACGTGCACTACCTCTTCGAAGGGCTGCTGGAACATTACCAGGACCGCTCGAATGCCGGGGTCGAGGCCTATTCGACGCATGCCCTAGCGAGAGTGTGGAAGGCCGTGCGCTTTTCCTGGTGGATGACCACGATGCTTCACCGTTTCCCGGATACCGGCGATTTCGACCAGAAGATCCAGGAGGCGGAACT
- a CDS encoding helix-turn-helix domain-containing protein, with protein sequence MKRTVPTYQLYGEQSLERPDFWLHCETIPSRSSQHHWEIGLHRHESFFQILYIAGGSGDAVFGDTAHPIRPPVMITVPPAISHGFRFSRDIDGFVFTVLATHLRVSPGERSRLGAWMATPRLTRLDGGDDSRYVALTLARLGAEWEANRSHRTDLLDAYLTSALTLGARLDEAQPVEDDAADTENEQRVELFISLVQQHHRTHKPAAFYAREIGLSPTHLNRIARSITGQSAHEIIARKLTDEARRELVFTRGSVQEISFRLGFADPAYFSRFFLRQTGMTPRAWRLSERTKLGA encoded by the coding sequence ATGAAAAGGACGGTTCCAACCTACCAGCTTTACGGCGAACAATCGCTGGAACGGCCGGATTTCTGGCTGCATTGTGAGACGATCCCGTCGCGCAGCAGCCAGCATCATTGGGAGATCGGGCTGCATCGCCATGAGAGTTTCTTTCAGATCCTGTACATTGCCGGCGGATCAGGAGACGCGGTGTTCGGCGACACGGCGCACCCCATTCGCCCACCGGTGATGATCACCGTGCCGCCGGCGATCAGCCATGGCTTCCGCTTTTCCCGTGACATCGACGGGTTCGTGTTCACGGTCCTCGCAACGCATCTCAGGGTATCGCCCGGCGAGCGCAGCCGCCTCGGCGCCTGGATGGCGACGCCGCGTCTCACCCGCCTCGACGGCGGCGACGACAGCCGGTATGTGGCATTGACCCTTGCCCGGCTGGGTGCGGAGTGGGAAGCCAACCGGAGCCACCGCACCGATCTGCTCGACGCCTATCTAACGTCGGCGTTGACACTGGGCGCCCGCCTCGATGAAGCGCAACCCGTCGAGGACGACGCCGCCGACACGGAAAACGAGCAACGCGTCGAACTTTTCATCAGCCTCGTCCAGCAACATCATCGCACGCACAAGCCTGCAGCGTTCTACGCACGCGAGATCGGCCTATCGCCGACGCATCTCAACCGTATCGCCCGCAGCATCACCGGCCAAAGCGCCCACGAGATCATCGCACGCAAGCTGACGGACGAAGCACGGCGCGAGCTCGTCTTCACCCGCGGCAGCGTGCAGGAGATCAGCTTCCGGCTCGGCTTCGCCGATCCCGCTTATTTCTCTCGCTTCTTCCTGCGTCAGACCGGCATGACACCCAGAGCCTGGCGTCTTTCCGAGCGCACGAAGCTCGGCGCGTAA